One genomic segment of Ricinus communis isolate WT05 ecotype wild-type chromosome 3, ASM1957865v1, whole genome shotgun sequence includes these proteins:
- the LOC125369497 gene encoding uncharacterized protein LOC125369497, which translates to MNEIEEKSSCRKLSTAKDYREEKLFCKKSRKNPLEQSMACNAQSPSKKVRKTPPKGVDALSCPSKKLKKANSVKPLSCQACHAELTPIKTINQEIQTNCSTDLRTNVDPSPQDALLENKVTGYMEKRERQMSSKVTSQWVPVR; encoded by the exons ATGAATGAGATTGAAGAGAAATCTTCTTGCAGAAAATTAAGCACAGCAAAGGATTACAGAGAAGAGAAATTGTTTTGCAAAAAGTCAAGGAAGAATCCATTAGAGCAGTCAATGGCTTGTAATGCACAATCACCAAGTAAGAAAGTAAGGAAGACACCACCTAAAGGTGTGGATGCACTTTCATGCCCTTCCAAAAAGTTGAAAAAAGCAAACTCTGTCAAACCCTTGTCTTGCCAAGCATGTCATGCAGAGTTGACGCCAATCAAGACTATAAACCAAGAAATACAAACCAATTGCTCAACCGATCTCCGAACTAATGTT GATCCTAGTCCACAAGATGCTTTACTGGAGAATAAAGTGACAGGCTACATGGAGAAAAGGGAAAGACAGATGAGTTCTAAAGTTACAAGCCAGTGGGTTCCAGTGAGGTAG